In one window of Fictibacillus phosphorivorans DNA:
- a CDS encoding aldo/keto reductase, with protein sequence MTTIKSLQDTTVLHNGVKMPWFGLGVFKVEEGQEVIDSVKWAIEAGYKSIDTAAIYKNEEGVGQAIKEAGVPREELFITTKVWNKDQGYESTLAAFEESMNKLGLEYFDLYLVHWPVKDKYKETWRALEKLYKDGKVKAIGVSNFQVHHLEDILADCEIKPMVNQVEYHPRLAQKELLLFCKDNNIQLEAWSPLMQGELLEEPSLVELAEKYGKSVAQIILRWDVQNGVVTIPKSIKQHRIVENADIFDFELSLEDMAKIDALNEDRRIGPDPDNFDF encoded by the coding sequence ATGACAACGATTAAATCATTGCAGGATACGACTGTCTTACACAATGGAGTTAAGATGCCATGGTTTGGACTTGGTGTATTTAAAGTTGAAGAAGGACAAGAAGTAATTGATTCTGTTAAATGGGCAATTGAAGCGGGATATAAGAGTATTGATACAGCAGCGATCTACAAAAATGAAGAAGGTGTTGGACAAGCGATAAAAGAAGCGGGTGTTCCTCGCGAAGAATTGTTCATCACAACGAAAGTATGGAATAAAGATCAAGGTTATGAATCAACGCTTGCAGCGTTTGAAGAGAGCATGAACAAACTCGGACTAGAGTATTTCGACTTGTATCTTGTTCACTGGCCTGTAAAAGACAAGTATAAAGAAACGTGGCGAGCACTAGAAAAACTATACAAAGACGGAAAAGTAAAAGCGATTGGTGTATCAAACTTCCAAGTTCATCATCTAGAAGATATCTTGGCAGATTGTGAGATCAAACCGATGGTGAATCAGGTAGAATACCATCCCCGATTGGCACAAAAAGAACTTCTTTTATTCTGTAAGGATAACAACATCCAATTAGAAGCATGGAGCCCGCTGATGCAAGGTGAGTTGCTAGAAGAACCTTCATTGGTAGAACTAGCAGAGAAGTACGGAAAATCTGTAGCTCAGATCATCCTTCGTTGGGATGTTCAAAATGGCGTTGTAACGATTCCGAAATCCATTAAACAACACCGCATCGTAGAGAATGCAGATATCTTTGATTTTGAACTATCTTTAGAAGATATGGCGAAGATTGATGCGTTAAATGAAGATCGTCGCATCGGTCCAGATCCAGACAACTTCGACTTTTAA
- a CDS encoding ring-cleaving dioxygenase translates to MTMHTDGIHHITAIVGNPQENVDFYAGVLGLRLVKKTVNFDDPGTYHIYFGDEGGSPGTIMTFFPWPDAYRGRVGSGQVGTTSFVVPEGSLPFWEDRLVKFSVEYKKTVRFQEEYLEFLDPHGLRLEIVARQRGKNSEWSFGDVTAQHAIKGFGGAILLSAAPHETERVLTEVMGLEKVGQEGDYIRFHAKSDIGNVIDIKLSPEARGVSGVGTVHHIAWRASSYEEHEQWQQHVKQKKFQVTEIIDRQYFNAIYFREAGGILFEIATDPPGFTRDEPEDELGKKLLLPPWLEAHREQIESHLQPAEARILKEDIQ, encoded by the coding sequence ATGACGATGCATACAGATGGGATTCACCATATCACGGCGATTGTTGGTAATCCCCAAGAGAATGTAGATTTTTATGCTGGTGTTCTCGGCCTAAGACTTGTTAAGAAAACGGTTAACTTTGATGACCCAGGAACGTACCACATTTATTTTGGAGATGAGGGAGGAAGTCCCGGAACGATCATGACGTTTTTCCCTTGGCCGGATGCTTATAGAGGAAGAGTAGGTTCTGGCCAAGTTGGAACTACATCTTTTGTAGTCCCGGAAGGTTCCTTACCATTTTGGGAAGACAGGCTTGTAAAATTCTCTGTAGAGTATAAAAAGACGGTTCGTTTTCAAGAAGAATATTTAGAATTTCTCGATCCTCATGGATTGCGACTAGAAATTGTTGCAAGACAAAGAGGGAAGAACAGTGAATGGTCATTTGGCGATGTAACTGCACAACACGCCATTAAAGGGTTTGGTGGAGCCATACTCCTTTCTGCTGCTCCACATGAGACTGAACGAGTTCTTACAGAAGTGATGGGTTTAGAAAAAGTGGGGCAAGAAGGAGATTACATCCGGTTTCACGCTAAAAGTGACATTGGTAACGTAATTGATATCAAATTATCTCCAGAAGCAAGGGGAGTAAGCGGAGTAGGAACCGTTCACCACATTGCTTGGCGAGCTTCTTCCTATGAAGAACATGAACAATGGCAGCAACATGTAAAACAAAAGAAGTTTCAAGTAACAGAAATCATTGACCGACAATATTTTAACGCAATATATTTCCGTGAAGCAGGCGGCATACTCTTTGAAATTGCAACAGACCCACCAGGATTCACTCGGGATGAGCCAGAAGACGAGCTAGGAAAGAAATTATTGCTTCCACCGTGGCTAGAGGCTCATCGAGAACAAATTGAGAGTCATCTACAACCTGCTGAAGCAAGAATTTTAAAGGAGGATATCCAATGA
- a CDS encoding alpha/beta hydrolase: MIHLFKEGTDLNKPVLLLLHGTGGNEKDLLSLAEMISPESSVLSVRGNVSENGMPRFFRRLAEGVFDEEDLIYRTKELHEFIDEAANKYSFNRDQVVAVGYSNGANIAGSLIFHYEKALKGAILHHPMVPRRGIELPKLDGLPVFIGAGNNDPICPPQETEELEQLLNNAGANVHLKWDNMGHQLSRAEVEEAAEWFNKNLL, translated from the coding sequence ATGATTCATCTATTTAAAGAAGGAACAGACTTAAACAAGCCGGTACTTTTGTTATTACATGGTACAGGAGGAAATGAGAAAGACTTACTTTCACTAGCCGAAATGATCTCACCAGAATCATCCGTATTGAGTGTCAGAGGAAACGTTTCTGAAAACGGTATGCCGAGATTTTTCCGTCGTTTAGCTGAAGGTGTATTTGACGAAGAAGATTTAATCTACCGTACAAAAGAGCTTCATGAGTTTATTGATGAAGCAGCAAATAAATATTCGTTTAATCGCGACCAAGTAGTAGCTGTCGGATATTCGAACGGTGCTAACATTGCAGGTAGTTTAATCTTTCACTATGAAAAAGCATTAAAAGGTGCCATCCTTCATCATCCGATGGTACCTAGACGCGGAATTGAGCTTCCAAAGCTAGATGGGCTTCCTGTATTTATCGGTGCAGGAAATAATGATCCGATCTGCCCGCCTCAAGAAACGGAAGAATTAGAACAACTTTTGAACAATGCTGGGGCAAACGTGCACCTGAAATGGGATAACATGGGGCATCAGTTATCAAGAGCTGAAGTAGAAGAAGCAGCCGAGTGGTTTAACAAAAACTTGCTATAA
- a CDS encoding flavin reductase family protein — translation MKSIDPQDLSVKENYKFLTGSIIPRPIAFVTTLSSEGVLNAAPFSYFNALTSNPPLIAISIGRKDGIQKDTSRNAEELGEFVVHIPDETYIEAVNQTAANLESDQSEVELANLTKAESVKVGVPGIAESKIRMECVVEQIIPLGGSPEKPATDLLIGRVVHYHISDELYQNGRIDAEKLKPVGRLAGSNYVKLGETFSLERPE, via the coding sequence ATGAAGTCTATCGATCCTCAAGATTTATCTGTAAAAGAAAACTATAAGTTTCTTACTGGTAGCATTATTCCCAGACCGATTGCATTCGTTACAACACTTTCATCAGAAGGCGTGCTCAACGCTGCACCGTTCAGCTATTTTAATGCGCTAACTTCCAATCCTCCTCTCATCGCTATCTCCATTGGGAGGAAAGATGGTATACAAAAGGATACATCGCGGAATGCAGAAGAGCTAGGTGAGTTCGTCGTTCACATTCCAGACGAAACGTATATAGAAGCTGTAAATCAAACCGCTGCGAATTTGGAGTCAGATCAAAGTGAAGTTGAACTTGCAAACTTAACGAAGGCTGAATCAGTAAAAGTGGGAGTGCCTGGCATTGCCGAATCAAAAATTCGAATGGAATGTGTAGTCGAACAGATCATTCCACTTGGTGGTTCACCTGAAAAGCCAGCTACTGACCTCTTAATCGGAAGAGTGGTTCATTATCATATCTCAGATGAGCTCTATCAGAATGGAAGAATAGATGCTGAAAAGCTAAAGCCAGTTGGCAGATTGGCAGGGTCGAATTACGTAAAGCTAGGAGAGACATTTTCGCTAGAAAGACCAGAATAA
- a CDS encoding S8 family peptidase, whose translation MSKKRRKVRWLSVFLAFLMIVPMMFPSQSNAATTKGKASTSAKEAALEGKTNKVAKKLNEQFSKKDKVTFLIKFKEQVDTAAVAKKAMKDAKSQKLSSNQTKLMKRSTIVSTLRANALETQQHTKKYLEKQEKAGKAEKIQSFYVVNGMAVTATKEVMEEIAAFPEVEKVLPNETRQLIQPVSSVKLPEKQLPKSSLQVQPKNDTSSIEWNIERVGAPEVWGMGIDGAGTVVANIDTGVQWNHPALKEKYRGYNPQNPDAADHQFSWFDPVGGQATPYDDDGHGTHTMGTMVGAEPNGGNQIGVAPGAKWIAVKAFSASGGTDADLLEAGEWILAPKDAQGNPHPEKAPDVVNNSWGGGSGLDEWYREMVQAWRSAEIFPEFSAGNTTIFNPGGPGSVATPANYPESFATGATDINNTLASFSLQGPSPYDETKPEISAPGVNIRSAVPGSAYEGGWNGTSMAGPHVSAVVALLKQADSSLTVEELEEILLNSATPLTDATFPESPNNGYGHGLVNAFTAVSSVVTGLGRIEGTVTKEGEDNEAPSITHEGPTESYKEMPLNLEAEVSDNISVTSVALSYQNEDGSWTDVAAERTSGDYKSGTYSASIPGSALTGDSIVYKWTAIDFGGSSVSTDNYTVALLPGISSGYSEDFEGNPTGWTSFGANNSWEHGVPTSGPGAAFSGEKVYASSLAGNYANSANMTLVMPPVDLPEGNTYLQFKQWHDLERNYDYGHVFVSTDMENWTQKLRVNSTSGGWIDGEVDLSEYAGQRIYVAFNVTSDGSVVKAGWYLDDVKLHDQPITPTKKAKLGGAPAVEKAPMSQAKPKVDPSKIKPMKPSSEKEPSKDGKGAPLALPMRAEVSVLETGRSVYTNPQDGSYSLTHAAGTYTVQAEAYGFRSQTQSITLEADGTARANFTLEEIPRGTVSGTVTNEVTGEPIAGATVMLMEDAAIAPVQTNEDGTYEISAYEGEYTLKVLAPSYYGEEVSVTVSGGETTDQDIALKPFIGYPGEIGYDDGTAENARAWNAAGNAWAVKMSLADGNEKAAVTGGLFRFWDTEWPVPGGTAFQVAVYDASGPDGTPGKKLAGPFDATALRNGEWTHVDLSQHGIMVEGDFYMVYIQNFANPNTPGLATDEDGEWSGRSFQSLSGAWSQSPEDEGNYMIRATVNYEVTAPSITSPVDGSYTNDEKVTVTGNAAPTTTVEIYRDGEEVATAETTDEGTFSAEVMLEEGANTLTAKAVTDSGSTDESAPVTVTLDQTKPKVSITSPADGMKTNRESVTVKGTVDETNLDWVKVNGQKAQVDEDGNYSHRMLLNEGENVIKVVALDKAGNRHSKTVTVYAKFEAPVVENLKPDTDKELKSGESVKIEFDSAPGLDAVFVIHMPLTNAGGLANATELPMRETSEGHYEGYYTATTNVKAPGAVVEVIASDDYGNKTSERASGKLYINAKK comes from the coding sequence ATGAGTAAAAAACGAAGAAAAGTACGTTGGCTTTCCGTATTTTTAGCTTTTTTAATGATTGTTCCAATGATGTTCCCATCTCAATCGAATGCTGCAACTACTAAAGGTAAGGCTTCTACTTCAGCGAAAGAGGCAGCATTAGAAGGAAAGACGAATAAGGTTGCAAAGAAACTGAACGAGCAATTCAGCAAGAAGGATAAAGTTACATTCCTCATTAAGTTCAAAGAACAAGTAGATACGGCTGCCGTAGCGAAAAAAGCTATGAAAGATGCTAAATCTCAAAAACTCTCTTCTAATCAAACAAAACTTATGAAGCGTTCAACGATCGTTTCTACCCTTCGCGCAAACGCGCTTGAAACTCAACAGCACACAAAAAAATACCTAGAAAAACAAGAAAAAGCAGGTAAAGCTGAAAAGATCCAATCTTTTTATGTTGTTAACGGTATGGCCGTTACGGCGACAAAAGAAGTAATGGAAGAGATCGCAGCTTTTCCAGAAGTTGAAAAAGTACTTCCAAACGAAACAAGACAGCTTATTCAACCCGTAAGTTCTGTAAAACTTCCAGAAAAGCAACTTCCTAAATCATCACTACAGGTTCAACCGAAAAACGATACTTCTTCTATTGAATGGAATATCGAACGTGTAGGAGCTCCTGAGGTTTGGGGAATGGGTATTGATGGGGCAGGTACAGTGGTTGCCAATATCGATACAGGTGTTCAATGGAATCACCCCGCATTAAAAGAAAAGTATCGCGGATACAATCCTCAGAATCCAGATGCAGCAGATCATCAATTTAGCTGGTTCGACCCAGTGGGTGGCCAAGCTACACCATACGATGATGATGGACACGGTACACATACGATGGGAACAATGGTAGGTGCTGAACCGAATGGAGGCAATCAGATCGGTGTTGCGCCAGGTGCAAAATGGATCGCTGTAAAAGCCTTTTCTGCTTCAGGTGGAACGGATGCTGATCTCCTTGAAGCGGGTGAGTGGATCTTAGCTCCAAAAGATGCACAAGGTAACCCTCATCCTGAAAAAGCGCCAGATGTTGTAAACAACTCATGGGGTGGCGGGTCAGGACTGGATGAATGGTACAGAGAGATGGTACAAGCTTGGCGTTCAGCTGAGATTTTCCCAGAATTCTCTGCAGGAAACACGACGATCTTTAACCCAGGTGGTCCAGGATCAGTTGCCACTCCTGCAAATTATCCAGAATCCTTTGCAACAGGTGCAACGGACATCAATAACACTTTAGCAAGTTTCTCACTTCAAGGACCTTCTCCATATGACGAGACAAAACCTGAAATCTCAGCACCGGGAGTAAATATCCGGTCAGCGGTTCCTGGAAGTGCATATGAAGGTGGTTGGAATGGTACTTCAATGGCCGGACCACACGTTTCAGCAGTGGTTGCTTTATTAAAGCAAGCTGACTCAAGTCTGACTGTTGAAGAGCTTGAAGAGATCTTGTTGAATTCAGCCACTCCTCTTACAGATGCTACTTTCCCTGAATCTCCGAACAATGGATATGGACATGGACTTGTGAACGCATTTACAGCCGTATCTTCAGTAGTAACTGGATTAGGAAGAATTGAGGGAACTGTAACGAAAGAAGGAGAAGACAATGAAGCTCCTTCCATTACACATGAAGGACCAACTGAATCTTACAAGGAGATGCCGTTAAATCTTGAAGCAGAAGTTTCAGATAACATTAGTGTCACTTCAGTTGCATTAAGTTATCAGAACGAAGACGGAAGCTGGACAGATGTCGCTGCTGAACGTACAAGTGGAGATTATAAATCAGGTACGTACAGCGCTTCTATTCCAGGATCAGCATTAACGGGTGATTCCATTGTCTATAAATGGACAGCCATCGATTTTGGAGGAAGTTCCGTTTCAACTGATAACTATACAGTTGCACTGCTACCTGGAATCTCTTCAGGATACAGTGAGGATTTTGAAGGAAATCCTACAGGATGGACATCTTTTGGAGCAAATAACAGCTGGGAGCATGGTGTACCAACAAGCGGACCTGGTGCAGCATTCTCAGGTGAAAAGGTATATGCTTCAAGCCTTGCTGGAAACTATGCGAACAGTGCTAACATGACACTTGTTATGCCTCCAGTTGACCTTCCTGAAGGGAACACATACCTTCAATTTAAACAGTGGCACGATCTAGAGCGTAACTATGATTACGGTCACGTGTTTGTATCAACAGATATGGAAAACTGGACTCAAAAGCTTCGCGTAAACTCTACTTCCGGTGGTTGGATTGACGGAGAAGTAGATTTAAGTGAATATGCAGGTCAACGCATTTACGTTGCGTTCAATGTAACTTCTGACGGTTCAGTCGTTAAAGCGGGCTGGTACCTAGATGATGTGAAGTTGCATGACCAACCGATTACACCAACGAAAAAAGCAAAACTTGGCGGAGCACCAGCAGTTGAAAAAGCGCCTATGTCTCAAGCAAAACCAAAAGTGGATCCATCTAAAATCAAGCCGATGAAACCTTCTTCTGAAAAAGAACCTTCAAAAGATGGTAAGGGTGCTCCACTAGCACTTCCGATGCGTGCAGAAGTTAGTGTTCTTGAAACAGGACGTTCTGTTTACACGAATCCTCAAGATGGTTCGTATAGCTTAACGCATGCTGCAGGAACATATACTGTACAAGCAGAGGCGTATGGTTTCCGTTCGCAAACACAATCAATCACACTAGAAGCAGACGGAACAGCACGTGCGAACTTTACACTTGAAGAAATTCCAAGAGGAACCGTGTCAGGTACGGTTACGAATGAGGTGACAGGAGAACCGATCGCAGGAGCTACTGTGATGCTCATGGAAGATGCTGCGATTGCACCTGTACAGACGAATGAAGATGGTACGTATGAGATCTCTGCCTATGAAGGCGAATACACGCTTAAAGTTCTTGCACCTTCTTATTATGGAGAAGAAGTTTCTGTTACCGTTTCTGGTGGCGAAACAACAGATCAAGACATCGCGTTAAAGCCTTTCATCGGTTATCCGGGTGAGATTGGGTATGACGATGGTACAGCTGAAAATGCACGTGCATGGAATGCAGCAGGAAACGCTTGGGCAGTTAAGATGTCTTTAGCAGATGGTAATGAAAAAGCGGCTGTAACTGGAGGCCTATTCCGATTCTGGGATACAGAGTGGCCAGTACCAGGTGGGACAGCGTTCCAAGTAGCTGTATACGATGCAAGTGGACCAGATGGAACACCAGGTAAAAAGCTCGCTGGACCATTTGATGCTACAGCATTACGTAACGGAGAGTGGACACATGTTGACTTAAGTCAGCACGGCATCATGGTAGAAGGAGACTTCTATATGGTGTACATCCAAAACTTTGCAAACCCGAACACGCCAGGTCTTGCAACGGATGAAGATGGAGAGTGGTCAGGACGAAGCTTCCAAAGCTTGAGTGGGGCATGGTCTCAATCTCCAGAAGATGAAGGTAACTATATGATCAGAGCGACTGTAAACTATGAAGTAACGGCACCATCCATTACTTCTCCAGTCGATGGATCGTATACAAACGACGAAAAAGTAACTGTAACAGGTAACGCTGCTCCAACCACTACAGTGGAAATCTACAGAGACGGAGAAGAAGTAGCTACTGCTGAAACGACAGACGAAGGTACGTTCTCTGCTGAAGTTATGTTAGAAGAGGGCGCTAATACGTTGACTGCCAAAGCAGTAACAGATAGTGGTTCAACAGATGAATCAGCTCCGGTAACTGTGACGCTGGATCAAACAAAGCCAAAAGTGAGTATCACATCACCGGCTGATGGTATGAAGACAAACCGTGAATCTGTAACCGTAAAAGGTACAGTTGATGAAACCAACCTTGATTGGGTTAAAGTTAACGGACAAAAAGCGCAAGTTGACGAAGATGGCAACTACAGTCACCGCATGCTTCTAAATGAAGGAGAAAATGTAATCAAAGTGGTTGCGCTTGATAAAGCTGGAAATCGCCACTCGAAGACGGTAACCGTTTATGCGAAGTTCGAAGCTCCAGTGGTTGAGAACTTGAAACCTGACACAGACAAAGAGCTGAAGAGCGGGGAGTCTGTGAAGATTGAATTTGACAGTGCGCCAGGATTGGATGCAGTATTCGTTATCCATATGCCGCTGACAAATGCTGGTGGATTAGCAAATGCTACAGAGCTTCCGATGCGTGAAACGTCTGAAGGTCATTACGAGGGCTACTACACGGCAACTACAAATGTTAAGGCACCAGGTGCTGTTGTTGAAGTGATCGCTTCAGATGATTATGGCAACAAAACGAGCGAAAGAGCATCAGGCAAACTTTACATCAACGCAAAAAAATAA
- a CDS encoding fatty acid desaturase — MSEHSKYDIREWKKKLAPFERPRISASVWQLVNSVGPFLILWVLAYLSLNISFWLTLVCAVPAAGFLVRTFIIFHDCTHYSFFKSRKANQIVGIFTGLFTFCSYEQWKNSHATHHATNGNLEKRGVGDVWTMTLQEYAEASWFKRLQYRTYRNPIVLFLIGPLYIFLIDYRFNAKNASKKEKIHVWLTNIALVTIVLAVGFAIGWKAFLLVELPIFYIATFSGVWLFYVQHQFEDGYFEHNEKWNYVEAALKGSSFYKLPKVLQWFTGNIGFHHVHHLNSRVPNYHLEKAHKSDPRLQDVPTLTLLTSLKSLTFKLWCEQSKKFIGNRDIRNFIRKNRAA, encoded by the coding sequence ATGAGCGAACATTCGAAGTACGACATTCGTGAATGGAAGAAAAAATTAGCACCATTTGAGCGCCCGCGTATATCAGCAAGTGTATGGCAGTTAGTTAATTCAGTAGGACCATTCTTAATCTTATGGGTATTGGCTTATTTGAGTTTAAATATATCATTTTGGTTGACACTGGTCTGTGCAGTGCCGGCAGCCGGCTTTTTAGTTCGAACATTTATCATTTTTCATGATTGCACACATTATTCATTTTTCAAAAGCAGAAAAGCGAATCAGATCGTTGGAATTTTTACTGGTCTGTTTACATTTTGTTCGTATGAACAGTGGAAAAACAGCCATGCAACACACCATGCAACGAACGGAAACCTTGAGAAACGTGGGGTTGGTGATGTATGGACAATGACGCTTCAAGAGTACGCAGAAGCTTCTTGGTTTAAACGATTACAATACAGAACATACCGAAACCCGATCGTGCTCTTTTTGATCGGACCACTATACATTTTCTTGATCGATTATCGATTTAATGCAAAGAATGCTTCAAAGAAAGAAAAAATACATGTTTGGTTGACGAACATCGCATTAGTAACAATTGTATTAGCAGTTGGATTTGCGATTGGCTGGAAAGCTTTCTTATTAGTTGAACTTCCGATCTTCTACATTGCAACTTTTTCTGGAGTTTGGTTGTTTTATGTTCAGCATCAATTTGAAGATGGGTATTTTGAGCATAACGAAAAATGGAACTATGTTGAAGCCGCTCTTAAAGGAAGTTCATTTTATAAACTGCCAAAAGTATTACAGTGGTTTACAGGGAACATCGGTTTCCACCATGTGCATCACTTAAACTCTCGAGTGCCGAACTATCACTTAGAAAAAGCACATAAAAGTGATCCGAGACTTCAAGATGTACCAACGCTTACTCTACTAACTAGCTTAAAATCATTAACGTTTAAGCTTTGGTGTGAGCAGTCTAAGAAGTTTATCGGAAATCGTGATATTCGTAATTTTATCCGAAAAAATAGAGCTGCATAA
- a CDS encoding MarR family winged helix-turn-helix transcriptional regulator: MEDVRDLLQNLSRKYETLQKNSCRLVEEDLTLALSHILYEISKHSEPSMQYIADNVGVDITTFSRQVKSLIRMGLVVKRVNPYDKRIFILQLTEKGVHSLSHLNTILSTRLNQNIEGLSEFEKNTIMQALKILTKAITHK, encoded by the coding sequence TTGGAGGATGTCAGGGATCTGCTGCAGAACTTGAGTAGAAAATACGAAACGTTGCAAAAGAATAGCTGTCGTTTAGTAGAAGAAGATTTGACTTTGGCACTTAGTCATATCCTTTATGAGATCAGTAAGCACTCAGAGCCTTCTATGCAATACATCGCAGATAACGTTGGGGTTGATATCACGACATTCAGCAGGCAAGTGAAGTCCTTAATAAGAATGGGTCTTGTTGTGAAAAGAGTGAATCCATATGACAAAAGAATTTTCATTCTGCAATTAACAGAAAAAGGAGTTCATTCATTATCTCATCTGAATACGATCTTAAGTACACGTCTCAATCAAAATATTGAAGGGCTCTCTGAATTTGAAAAAAACACGATCATGCAAGCTTTAAAAATATTAACAAAAGCAATCACTCATAAATAA
- a CDS encoding class I SAM-dependent methyltransferase produces the protein MTLLKQSFNVVADSYEKYRPTYPQELFEEIIRYANLDVDDTLLEIGSGTGKATEGFVKQGISTITCIEYGHNLAQLTQKKFASYPAIEVIHSSFEDWNHPEKDKYNLVFSGTAFHFIPHDTGYQKAASLLKEDGVLALFWFVHIPSHEPVYKSIRKAYESYAPHLEDSHAPTLAEFIEKQSKQTLESGAFLDLRTHTYTWNQTYTAEEYVGLLDTHSGHQLLPSEPKESLYQEIKNVIVTQNSGVITKTHAVALFLARKKNYY, from the coding sequence ATGACGTTGCTTAAACAATCGTTCAACGTTGTGGCCGATTCTTATGAAAAGTACAGACCAACTTATCCACAAGAGCTTTTTGAAGAGATTATTCGTTATGCAAACCTTGATGTGGACGATACTCTTTTGGAAATAGGAAGTGGAACGGGTAAAGCTACAGAGGGTTTTGTAAAACAGGGCATCTCCACGATCACTTGCATTGAATATGGACATAACTTAGCACAGCTGACTCAGAAAAAGTTTGCATCTTATCCAGCCATTGAAGTCATCCATTCTAGTTTTGAAGATTGGAACCATCCCGAAAAGGACAAATACAATCTTGTTTTTTCTGGAACTGCTTTTCACTTTATCCCTCATGATACCGGGTATCAAAAAGCAGCTTCTCTATTAAAAGAGGATGGGGTACTAGCGCTCTTTTGGTTTGTTCATATCCCTTCCCATGAACCGGTTTACAAGTCTATTCGTAAAGCATATGAATCTTATGCTCCTCACTTAGAAGACAGCCATGCTCCTACACTAGCTGAATTTATTGAGAAGCAAAGTAAACAAACGCTGGAATCAGGAGCGTTTCTAGATTTAAGAACACATACATACACATGGAACCAAACTTATACAGCTGAAGAATATGTAGGACTATTAGATACCCATTCCGGTCACCAACTATTGCCTTCTGAACCAAAAGAATCACTCTATCAAGAAATCAAAAACGTGATTGTCACGCAAAATTCAGGTGTTATTACAAAAACACATGCAGTTGCACTATTTTTAGCTAGAAAGAAGAATTACTACTAG
- a CDS encoding FkbM family methyltransferase, protein MKHVIKNDVSFNVTDDKQFAYFWNTVFPNHWEDFTFQVLDHYLHPDGNYLDIGSWVGPTLLYAANKAKHSFGVEPDSVAYEALKKNIKLNSELEEKITIINKALSYKSGTMNLYKRTQFGDSSSSLVQSLSDEFQTIAVSTLKELVREYKITDLSLIKMDIEGGEYLLIPSMQKYLKRYKPPLYLSLHPEFLKSSMIKRCPDYSARKLRKSYIKKVKKLINSLDMYDYIYFSPLKRIEKSKLLQALLKNDAPIELLFTTTPFNLKL, encoded by the coding sequence TTGAAACACGTTATTAAAAATGATGTATCTTTTAACGTGACTGATGATAAACAGTTCGCATATTTTTGGAATACTGTTTTTCCTAATCATTGGGAAGACTTTACGTTTCAAGTCTTGGATCATTACTTACATCCCGATGGAAATTATTTAGATATCGGCTCTTGGGTCGGACCAACTTTACTTTATGCAGCAAATAAAGCAAAACACTCGTTTGGCGTTGAACCCGATTCAGTAGCCTATGAAGCATTGAAAAAAAATATAAAGTTAAATTCTGAACTTGAAGAAAAAATCACGATTATTAACAAAGCTCTTTCTTATAAGTCAGGGACGATGAACTTATATAAACGAACACAGTTTGGTGATTCTAGTTCAAGCTTGGTTCAATCATTGTCAGATGAGTTTCAAACTATTGCCGTTAGTACCCTTAAAGAATTAGTGCGTGAATATAAGATCACGGATCTATCACTCATCAAAATGGATATTGAAGGAGGGGAATATTTACTCATTCCTTCCATGCAGAAATATTTAAAACGGTACAAGCCACCTCTTTATCTATCACTTCATCCTGAATTTTTAAAAAGCTCAATGATAAAAAGATGTCCCGATTATTCAGCTCGGAAACTACGAAAATCCTATATAAAGAAAGTAAAAAAACTCATAAACAGTTTAGATATGTATGATTACATTTATTTCTCACCTTTAAAGAGAATCGAAAAATCGAAATTGCTTCAAGCTCTTTTAAAGAATGACGCCCCAATAGAACTACTTTTCACCACCACTCCTTTTAATTTAAAACTTTGA